The Maridesulfovibrio salexigens DSM 2638 region CCACAAATTCACAACAATCCTCTCTGTTTTAGGCTACAAAATTGCACCTATTCTGGACCAAAAGGATGTGCTTGAGGCATCAACAATAGCTCTCAGGATGCCCACCTATCCACAAAAAGGATCTATTATAACCACCGATAAATTAATCGTGGTTAAACTGAACGACCCTCTTTTGGTTATCTCTCCCACTTCACTTGGCAAGAGCAAATATACATTTAAGTTCACGCCTTTTGACCAAAGTGGGAACTTAGAAATTGTCTGGCAAGTAATTGCTAGAGGATCTCAAGGACAAACAATTCAAACCCCAACTCCAGAATTAAGCATAACTCTGGACAAACCAGGCGAAACATACTGCGTAATTGCCCACTATCGAAAAAGGGGAATGAAAGAGTTTACTCACTCCAAACCACACTGGTTTATTGCCAACTAAAAACGATCTGGCGCAATACCAACTTTATATATTTAAACAGCCTTCACAAACAAGGGACAACCAGTCATTTTAATATGCAAGAAAACACTTTTGACATAAAAACAAAAAAAATCAGTGTAGTAGTTCCTGTTCTTAATGAAGAACAAAATGTCCCTTTAATATGTGGCAGAATAACAGAAGTTCTAAATAATTTTAACTTTGAAATCATCTTCGTTGATGATGGAAGCACAGATGGAACCCTCGAACAACTAATGAGCTTAAGTGCAAAACACGCAAATATAAATTTCATATCCCTCTCAAGAAACTGGGGACATCAATGTGCACTTAAGGCTGGTCTTGATCATGCAACCGGAGACTGCGTAATCTCTATAGATGGGGATTTACAGCACCCACCTGAATTAATGCTCACCTTCATCGACAAATGGGCTCAAGGGGCAGATATTGTTCACTCAGTTCGAAAAGAAGACCCAAATCTTCCTTTTCTTAAAAAATTCACATCAAGCACATTCTATAAAATAATCAACAAGATTTCTAATTTGAATATCAAACCAGGCACCGCTGATTTCAGACTTTTAGATCGTAAAGTAGTAGAAGCGTGTCGAAATTTAAATGAAGATGTATATTTTTGGCGTGGAATAATCCCATGGCTGGGTTTTACACAAGAGTACATTGAATATGAACCTAACAGCAGACAATACGGAAAGAGCAAATACAATTTGAAAAAAATGCTAGGCTTAGCAATTAATGGTGTAGCCTCTTTTAGTCTTATTCCACTACGGGCGGCATCATTAATCGGGTCTGGAATTCTACTTATCGCTCTTGTTTACTTAGCGTATATCATTATCCAATTCTTAATTGGAAACACTGTCCCCGGATGGTCTTCCATCATGGCTGCTATACTTATCTTAGGCGCGATACAGCTTATTTTCCTTGGGACTATTGGCGAATATGTTGGTAAAACATACTTAGGGAGCAAAAAACGCCCTACTTACTTTATTAAAAAGATGAATGCCGAATTGCTAAACAACAATCTACCTAAGTAATCGCAACAAAAACATTCATTCACTTAAAATATAATATAATCCAATAAAGGATCGAAAATTTTATGAGTAATATTTTAAATAAATTCCCTAAAAAAAGACCGCCTCTCTCTGATGAAATGCAAAAAATCTATCACGAGCATTACAAAGCAAATCGGGAAGGAGATACAGCAGCTTCATTTGTAGCCACAACTTTAGAAAAATGGATGCATATAAAAATAGCAGAATTGAAAACAGAAGGGAACATTCTTGAAATTGGGGCAGGTACACTCAATCACATCCCATATGAAAATAATTTTACATCATATGATATAGTAGAGCCATATGAAGGGCTCTACAAAGGAAGTGGCAACCTAAAGCATGTAAGAAACATTTATAGCAACATTAATGAGCTACCAGAGACACAATACGATCGTATTCTAAGCGTTGCTGCATTTGAACATATATGTGAGCTACCAGATCTCGTTAGCCAGTGTCGCAACCTCCTTAAACCTGACGGAGTACTGCAAGTAGCCATCCCCAGTGAGGGGACTCCCCTTTGGTACTTAGCCCAATTGATAGGTACTGGCCTCGAATTCAGGCTTAAATATAAATTGGACTACTTCGAATTAATCCGCCATGAGCATGTCAATACAGCAAAAGAAATAACGGAAGTTTTAAGCCATTATTTTAATGACATTAAAATTAAAACTTTTGGTGTCTGCCCATACCTATCTCTCTATCAATACCTGGAATGTCGTAATACTCCAGAAAACTAATTAGCTCCCACAAACAAAAACAATAAAGCCGTCGAAACCTAGTTACGACGGCTCTATTACTGAAATGAGATCCCCTACCCCACAATAGCATCCGCAACAGCAACACAAACTGCCAATGCCGCGTGATCACTCTGCCCGGCAAACTCTTTGCCGTCTTTCTTGAGAGTTGCGCGCCAATCGGTTTCAGTCATGCTGCCGCGGCTTAAATCTTCGAGCTGAAATTTCCAGCCATCTTCTTCCATCTTTTCGGTGATCTTCAGGGCCTTGTGGATATCTTCCATTGCTCCTTCGGGCATGGCGTCGCCGATCCTTTCCTTGAGCAGTGCTTCCAGACTTTCGTATGTATATTCAGCCATTTTATTTCCTCCAAATGGTTCGGTTATTCGAAAGTCTCAATGAACCACTGAACCAACCGCAAGTCAATTTCCATACCCTGCATAAAAGAAAACCGCCGGACCAAACGGACCGACGGTTTTAAAGAATCGTAATATAGCAGCCGGTTATGACTAGTTATCCATAGCCTCGTCAGCTTTCTTTTTCAGATCATCAAATGCACTTTTTGCATCATCACCCATATCATCCATCTTATCCTTAGCCTGATCCATAGCCTCATCAATTTTCTTTCCTGCCTTTTCCGCAGGCCCTTCCTCACTGCAACCGGACATTGCACCGAGAAGTGCTACTAAACACAAAACATAAGCCATTTTTTTTAACCAAGACATATTTTCTCTCCTTTTTTGCTTAATTTATATATGAAACTCTCAAAACAAACATTATTATTGCAACCCAAGCTCAACACGCGGGCCAGTTCCCTTTCCGGTGGCTGACATTCCCTTAAGGAAAACCCTTTCGGGGGCAATACCGGACTGCTCCACCAAAAAGGTACGCACCAGCTCAGACCTGCGCCGCGCCAGATCAGCCAGCTGCGTATCAGTGACCTTAATGTGATCACGCAGAGCCTTTTCCATATCTGGAACAGGCTGGGCAACCACGATGCCAAGGAAGTTGGTCGGTCTTTCAAAAGTAGCATCCTTGTAGGCAGCTTCCAGATATTCGGGATACTCTTCTTCGGTAATAACGACATCATCAACAGACTTGGGCGCATTCTCATCGCCTTCAAGCTCAAGGAACTTGGGCATGGCAACCTGCCTGCGGAACTCGGCTTCTTCCATGGCCGGAATATCCTCTGGCGCAGTGAAGCCGCTGACCTCCAGCTTAAGCCCCGGACGATCCTGCATGGCCTTGGCAACAGACTCCATCTTGGACTGCTCGCCTTCCTTGAAACCGACCTTGCCAGCTTCAAAAGCCATAACATCCATATCCTCGCCACCACCAACCAGAGCACCGATCAGAGCAAAAGGCGAAGTGACAGCCTTGACCAGCAGATTGACGATAGCCCGTGCTATGACTTTACCCAACTTGAACTGGGGATCGGAAAGGTCGCCCTCTACGGGGATATCGAGCCTGATATTACCGCTGCTGTCCCTGAGCAGCGCCAATCCAAGACCGATTGGGATGTTGGGCGCATCAGGATTGTCCACCTTCTTACCGACTTCGAACTGATAAATATCGAAAACATTATTCACAGCAATGAACTTGCCGCGCAACTTCACACACACATCAGAGCTGAGCATCCCGGTACTTACCGGATAAGCAATGAACTTCTCGGTGTAGGGCGAAAGCTGAGTCATATCCAAATTTGCGACGGAAACATTGATATCAGTATCCGCCCCTTCAACTGTAGGTTGCAGATACCCTTCTGCCACCAATGGAGATTGCCTATCAAGGGTAGCATTAAATGAAATGTCCGTGCGTTCGCCATGAGGCAACTCAAGCCCACGTACGGCAGAACGCATCTTGGAAATATCCAGCTCAAAGGCAGGAGAAACGGTATAATCTTTAAAGGACACAGTGCCGTTGCTCATGAAAATTTCATCTATGGCAACAACATTTTCCTGCTTTTCTTCTGCTGTCGGCTCTTTGAGTTCGGCTACCCCGTCAACTGGGGGGCTGCCTTCTTTGGTTGCCACTGCAGCCTTTTCCGCTGCAAGTTCGGCCTGCTCTTCCAGAGCCTCTTCGTCCACAGGCTCAGCACGCTTTCCGGTCAACATACGCGCAATATTGAAGGTGCCATCCTGCTCCCGCTCCAGATTAGCTTTGGGAGCGAGCACTGCGATGGAGCCGACTTTGACCTTAAGCGGCGCGGAACGGAAATCAATTTCACGAACAGCTAAATCTTCCAGATGGAAAAACTGCTTGTTTCCCTGATTATCGCGGATAAGAAGATCCTTGAGCTGAACCTTGCCGGTGTATCCCGCAACAGGTTCATTTGCAGCAGAGAAATCCCAATTACCACGCACATCAACATGCCCGCGGGCAATATTCATCTGCATCTGTGGCGGCAGGTAGCCGTTGAAATCCCTCAACCGGAGTTTGCGAAGCTGTACACTGCCCTTTCCTTTAAGTGACTGCGGACCTGCTTGTCCGTCTATTTTGATAGACCCGCGCTTGTTGATAAGAGCGGAAAGGTTAAGCTTAAGTGGCTTCTCTTCCGGAAAAGTAAGCCCGTTAACACCGATCTTGATATCACTGATGCTGGTGACGGTCTTTTTGGTAGCCGCGCGGTCGGTCAATTCAACCCCTGATTCAGAAAGCTGAAACCTGTTCAAAGCCACCTTCCACGTCTCTCCCTCCGCATCAGCAGAGTCCGCACCTTCTTCCTGTTGCTTAACCGGAACACCAACATTTTTCGCGTTCTTCTGATGCTGCTCGATCTGCTTGATCAGGTCGATCCCCTTTTTATCGCGCATAAGCCTAATGAGGAGTTTGTTGAGATCAATGGAATCTATGAACACGGACTTTTCCTGCAAATCAACAGTACCGTTGTTCATGGCAAATCCACCAAGACCGATCAAAGTCTTGCCGCCGCCCTTGGGTTGCAGATCAAGCCCATCAACATTGACCCTGATATTTTTCAGCCGAACTGAAGTTTCATTCCGAAGACCAAGCTGAAAATCACTGCCCAGACCGACCTTACCCCCGGCAACATCCAGAGGCAGCGGATCGTCCAGATAAACATGGTAATCAGGAATATCAAGATCCTCTACGGCAATAGAACCATTCACGGACAAGGGAATAACAGACAAACCGCCCTGACCGCTGATTACTTCAGTAGCATTGGAACCGATACGGAAATCCCAGCTCCCGGCAGCATTCTCTGCTGTGCTCACATTTCCGGCATGAACCATAATCGGACCGATTTTCTTATTAAAACCTTTACCGAAAGCATTATCGGTGAAATCCACCTGCCCGTTATCAAGCCTGAAATCCCTAACCAAGGCAGCCACAGCAGGCCCTGATTCTTCTTTGGAACCGCCTTCAGTTTCTTTCGATTTTTCCCCGGCTTCAATGGAGGGGGCGAGATAATCAAGCAGGTCCGGGCTGCCGTCCTCTTTGAGTCCGACTTTAAGATATGGATCACTCAAATTAACAGATGAAATTTTCAGTATACGTTGCAGTATGCGAACTTCCTCCAACTCTACATCAAGATCTTTAAATTTGAGCAGGGAAGGCCCTTTTCTAGCAGCAAGGTCAAAATTGGTGATATTGGCTTTACCGCTTATCTGCACTCTCGGCAGAATGGTATCTCCGCGCTCAAAAGAAAGGACCAGATCTGAACTCAGGCTACCGCTTTTCAATTC contains the following coding sequences:
- a CDS encoding glycosyltransferase family 2 protein → MQENTFDIKTKKISVVVPVLNEEQNVPLICGRITEVLNNFNFEIIFVDDGSTDGTLEQLMSLSAKHANINFISLSRNWGHQCALKAGLDHATGDCVISIDGDLQHPPELMLTFIDKWAQGADIVHSVRKEDPNLPFLKKFTSSTFYKIINKISNLNIKPGTADFRLLDRKVVEACRNLNEDVYFWRGIIPWLGFTQEYIEYEPNSRQYGKSKYNLKKMLGLAINGVASFSLIPLRAASLIGSGILLIALVYLAYIIIQFLIGNTVPGWSSIMAAILILGAIQLIFLGTIGEYVGKTYLGSKKRPTYFIKKMNAELLNNNLPK
- a CDS encoding methyltransferase domain-containing protein; this translates as MSNILNKFPKKRPPLSDEMQKIYHEHYKANREGDTAASFVATTLEKWMHIKIAELKTEGNILEIGAGTLNHIPYENNFTSYDIVEPYEGLYKGSGNLKHVRNIYSNINELPETQYDRILSVAAFEHICELPDLVSQCRNLLKPDGVLQVAIPSEGTPLWYLAQLIGTGLEFRLKYKLDYFELIRHEHVNTAKEITEVLSHYFNDIKIKTFGVCPYLSLYQYLECRNTPEN
- a CDS encoding BC1872 family protein, whose amino-acid sequence is MAEYTYESLEALLKERIGDAMPEGAMEDIHKALKITEKMEEDGWKFQLEDLSRGSMTETDWRATLKKDGKEFAGQSDHAALAVCVAVADAIVG
- a CDS encoding DUF748 domain-containing protein; the protein is MLKKIRTHWNRLNRPGKVGLIVAGLLIFYTIIGFLLIPFTIKKVALSKLPAVLNRDVRIEQVDLNPYTLQLTVHGFEIGKKEGEGNLFSFKTFDLNLDSFSLFRLSLILDEIKIVDPQIDLAVFRGGSSVSDLIPEGDVEEQPEEANTDEKELFPFIVRDLVVSNGTCRVYDKVRDVRHEISSLDLFVPFTSSLLRDNEKQVQPSLDMIINGTPFALKGHTLPFNQSLKTQFDFSLKDAQLAEYWPYLPIYETTELKSGSLSSDLVLSFERGDTILPRVQISGKANITNFDLAARKGPSLLKFKDLDVELEEVRILQRILKISSVNLSDPYLKVGLKEDGSPDLLDYLAPSIEAGEKSKETEGGSKEESGPAVAALVRDFRLDNGQVDFTDNAFGKGFNKKIGPIMVHAGNVSTAENAAGSWDFRIGSNATEVISGQGGLSVIPLSVNGSIAVEDLDIPDYHVYLDDPLPLDVAGGKVGLGSDFQLGLRNETSVRLKNIRVNVDGLDLQPKGGGKTLIGLGGFAMNNGTVDLQEKSVFIDSIDLNKLLIRLMRDKKGIDLIKQIEQHQKNAKNVGVPVKQQEEGADSADAEGETWKVALNRFQLSESGVELTDRAATKKTVTSISDIKIGVNGLTFPEEKPLKLNLSALINKRGSIKIDGQAGPQSLKGKGSVQLRKLRLRDFNGYLPPQMQMNIARGHVDVRGNWDFSAANEPVAGYTGKVQLKDLLIRDNQGNKQFFHLEDLAVREIDFRSAPLKVKVGSIAVLAPKANLEREQDGTFNIARMLTGKRAEPVDEEALEEQAELAAEKAAVATKEGSPPVDGVAELKEPTAEEKQENVVAIDEIFMSNGTVSFKDYTVSPAFELDISKMRSAVRGLELPHGERTDISFNATLDRQSPLVAEGYLQPTVEGADTDINVSVANLDMTQLSPYTEKFIAYPVSTGMLSSDVCVKLRGKFIAVNNVFDIYQFEVGKKVDNPDAPNIPIGLGLALLRDSSGNIRLDIPVEGDLSDPQFKLGKVIARAIVNLLVKAVTSPFALIGALVGGGEDMDVMAFEAGKVGFKEGEQSKMESVAKAMQDRPGLKLEVSGFTAPEDIPAMEEAEFRRQVAMPKFLELEGDENAPKSVDDVVITEEEYPEYLEAAYKDATFERPTNFLGIVVAQPVPDMEKALRDHIKVTDTQLADLARRRSELVRTFLVEQSGIAPERVFLKGMSATGKGTGPRVELGLQ